Proteins encoded by one window of Cannabis sativa cultivar Pink pepper isolate KNU-18-1 chromosome 4, ASM2916894v1, whole genome shotgun sequence:
- the LOC115714214 gene encoding ATP-dependent 6-phosphofructokinase 5, chloroplastic, translating to MDTISHSIIAPKLTIFRYGLSPSKHLTLRSNSTARTNAASRSRVSAGIKIQNPPIDFSDPDWKSKFQSDFEKRFNLPHITDTFPDAEPIPSTFCLKMRTPVTEEFRGGYPSDEEWHGYINNNDRVLLKTIYYSSPTSAGAECIDPDCTWVEQWVHRAGPREKIYFKPEEVKAAIVTCGGLCPGLNDVIRQIVITLEIYGVKKIVGIPYGYRGFSDKELAEMPLTRKVVQNVHLSGGSLLGVSRGGPGISEIVDSMEERGINMLFVLGGNGTHAGANIIHKECCRRGVKVAVVGVPKTIDNDILLMDKTFGFDTAVEEAQRAINSAYIEAHSAFHGIGIVKLMGRSSGFIAMHASLASGQIDICLIPEVPFHLHGPHGVLRHLKYLIETKGSAVVCVAEGAGQDFLKQTNAKDASGNAILGDIGVHLQQETKKYFKEIGITADVKYIDPTYMIRACRANASDGILCTVLGQNAVHGAFAGYSGITVGICNTHYVYLPIPEVISYPRLVDRNSRMWHRCLTSTGQPDFE from the exons ATGGACACAATCTCGCATTCCATTATTGCCCCAAAACTCACCATCTTCCGCTATGGACTTTCCCCTTCCAAACATCTAACCTTGAGGTCCAATTCAACGGCTAGAACCAACGCCGCCTCCCGGAGCCGCGTTTCCGCCGGTATCAAGATCCAGAACCCGCCGATCGATTTCAGTGATCCTGATTGGAAATCCAAGTTCCAGTCCGATTTCGAGAAACGCTTCAATCTCCCTCACATAACTGATACTTTCCCAGATGCTGAACCCATTCCTTCCACTTTTTGTCTCAAGATGAG AACGCCTGTGACGGAGGAATTTAGAGGAGGTTATCCTTCGGATGAAGAGTGGCATGGttatataaataacaatgatcgTGTACTCCTTAAG acCATTTACTACTCTTCTCCTACCTCGGCTGGTGCTGAATGCATTGATCCTGACTGTACTTGGGTAGAACAATG GGTTCACCGTGCTGGCCCTcgggaaaaaatatatttcaaaccTGAAGAAGTGAAAGCAGCGATTGTCACATGTGGAGGCCTCTGCCCTGGTCTTAACGATGTGATCAGACAG ATTGTGATTACACTTGAAATTTATGGAGTAAAGAAGATTGTGGGGATTCCATATGGTTATCGTGGATTTTCTGACAAAGAATTAGCCGAAATGCCT CTTACCAGAAAAGTGGTACAAAACGTTCACCTGTCCGGTGGAAGCTTGTTAGGAGTTTCACGTGGAGGACCAGGAATAAGTGAAATTGTGGACAGCATGGAG GAAAGAGGAATCAACATGCTTTTTGTGCTGGGTGGGAATGGAACTCATGCTGGGGCAAACATAATTCACAAAGAG TGCTGCAGAAGAGGGGTAAAGGTGGCTGTTGTTGGCGTCCCCAAAACTATAGACAATGATATTTTGCTGATGGACAAAACTTTTGGTTTTGATACTGCTGTTGAGGAAGCACAACGAGCCATAAATTCAGCATATATTGAG GCACATAGTGCATTCCACGGTATTGGAATTGTAAAGTTGATGGGTCGTAGCAGTGGATTTATAGCCATGCATGCATCCTTGGCTAGTGGACAAATTGACATATGCTTGATACCAGAG GTACCTTTCCATTTACATGGCCCTCATGGTGTTTTGCGGCATCTGAAATACCTCATTGAGACAAAAGGATCAGCGGTGGTCTGTGTTGCTGAGGGAGCAGGGCAG GATTTTCTTAAGCAAACTAACGCTAAAGATGCATCTGGAAATGCTATTCTTGGGGATATTGGTGTACATCTTCAGCAAGAG ACGAAGAAGTATTTCAAAGAAATTGGTATTACAGCCGACGTGAAGTACATCGATCCCACATACATGATTCGTGCATGCCGTGCAAATGCATCAGATGGGATTTTATGCACCGTTCTAGGACAAAATGCT GTTCATGGGGCATTTGCTGGATACAGTGGCATCACTGTAGGGATATGCAACACTCACTATGTTTACCTTCCCATTCCCGAAGTCATATCTTATCCAAGGCTAGTAGACCGCAACAGTAGAATGTGGCATCGTTGTTTGACCTCCACAGGTCAGCCTGATTTTGAATAA
- the LOC115714274 gene encoding cyclin-D4-2 produces the protein MADRFDCVNSNLLCEENTNTCFDDDLGCNNATDEFGVSSPLMPQQPKKRIHDQEPSFDLDRSEPLMSFPLQSDEIIRAMVLRESEHLPRADYLKRLRSGDLNLSVRREALDWIWKAQAHYCFGPMCICLAMNYLDRFLSHYELPRGKAWTVQLLAVACLSLAAKMDETKVPQSVDLQVGDPKFVFEAITIQRMELLVLSTLKWRLHTSTSCSFVDYFLSKISDDQHPSMSSICQSAQLILGTIRGIDFLEFKPSEIAAAVAISVSGEVKAVDIDRAISSFTLVQKGRVLKCLELIKDLSLISRCTTNGVVSGSASVPSSSSLSSVPQSPVGVLDAATCLSYKSDELTTVVSYAKNSSHTSLDNISRVTKRRKSGDDALSNNVGFKS, from the exons ATGGCAGATAGGTTTGACTGTGTTAACTCAAACCTTCTCTGTGAAGAGAATACCAATACTTGCTTTGATGATGATCTTGGTTGTAATAATGCCACGGATGAGTTTGGGGTATCATCTCCTTTGATGCCCCAACAACCAAAGAAAAGAATCCATGATCAAGAACCAAGTTTTGACCTTGATAGATCCGAACCTTTGATGAGTTTTCCATTACAGAGTGATGAGATTATCCGTGCAATGGTTTTAAGGGAGAGTGAGCATTTGCCAAGAGCTGATTACCTCAAGAGACTGCGCAGTGGAGACTTGAACTTGAGCGTTAGAAGGGAAGCTCTTGATTGGATTTGGAAG GCTCAAGCTCATTACTGTTTTGGACCCATGTGTATCTGTCTAGCTATGAACTATTTAGACCGGTTCCTTTCACATTATGAATTGCCT AGAGGTAAAGCGTGGACTGTACAATTGTTAGCTGTAGCTTGTTTGTCATTGGCAGCAAAAATGGATGAGACTAAAGTGCCTCAGTCTGTGGATTTGCAG GTTGGAGATCCCAAGTTTGTGTTTGAAGCTATAACTATACAAAGAATGGAGCTTTTAGTGTTGAGCACCCTGAAATGGAGATTGCACACTTCTACTTCCTGCTCATTCGTTGACTATTTTCTCAGCAAGATCAGTGATGATCAGCATCCATCAATGTCATCCATATGCCAATCAGCACAACTCATATTGGGCACAATTAGAG GAATTGACTTCTTGGAATTCAAACCTTCTGAAATTGCTGCAGCGGTGGCAATTTCAGTTTCAGGAGAAGTAAAAGCAGTGGACATAGATAGGGCCATCTCCTCTTTCACGCTAGTAcaaaag GGGAGAGTTTTGAAGTGTCTTGAACTGATCAAAGACTTGTCTCTGATCAGTAGATGCACCACTAATGGAGTAGTAAGTGGCTCAGCCTCAgttccatcatcatcatcattatcatcagtGCCTCAAAGCCCAGTTGGGGTTTTGGATGCTGCTACATGCTTGAGCTACAAAAGTGATGAATTGACCACAGTTGTGTCATATGCAAAAAACTCTTCACACACTAGTCTTGATAATATTAGTCGAGTTACCAAGAGAAGGAAATCCGGTGATGATGCATTATCTAATAATGTAGGATTCAAGTCATGA